The window CTTCTCCAGATCGGCCACGTCGTTGAAGCGGACAAACTCCACACCCGGGACGCCCGGCGCAAACGGTGCGCGATATTTTTCCTTGTGCGTGGTCGCCAGCGCGCCAAACGTCCGCCCGTGGAAAGCATGTTCCAGGGCCAGAATGCGCCACTTCGGCTCTGCGCCTTGAGCGCAGTGCTCCTTGGCGTACGCCCGCGCGAATTTCAACGCGCCTTCCCAGGCTTCCGTGCCGCTGTTGGTAAAAAACGCCCGGTCCAAACCGGAAATCTTGGTGAGCGCTGCCGCCAGCTTGCCCTGGTACTCGGTATAAAAAAGATTGGAGGTATGGACCAGGAGCTTCGACTGCCGCGCGATCGTCTTGGTGATCGCCGGATGCGCGTACCCCAGCGCGTTCACACCAATGCCACTGAGAAAGTCCAGGTACTTGCGGCCCTTGTGGTCGTACACGTGCACACCGCGGCCTTTGCGCAAAAGTACGGGATAGCGCTCATAAGTTGGGACCAGCAACTTGTCTTCGAGTTTCTTTACCTGCTCCAGGTTCACGCGACCAGCACCTCCGTTCCGGAATCAATCTTGGCGAAGTAGAAATCAGGCAGCATTTCCACTTCCGCTGCCGGCAGAATGCGCACGCGATTCACGCCGTGCAGCAGAGCGTTCTTGCAGGCGTCAATCTTGGGCAGCATGCCGCCCTGGATCACGGACTTCTCCGTCAGCTCGGCGGCCAGGTTCAGGTTGAGCCAGCGAATCACCAGCCCGTCCGCGTCCTTGACTCCGGGGACATCGGTAAGAAAGATCAGCGCGTCAGCCTGGCAGGCCACGGCGCACGCGGACGCCATCTGGTCGGCGTTCACGTTGTAATACTGGCCGTCATTGCCCAGCGCCACGCTGGAAATCACCGGCACGCAGCCTTGCTGCCAGATGGCATGGATCCACCGCGGATCGGCCGCGGAAATTTCGCCCACGAATCCCAGATCGTGCCCGTTGGCCGGCTTCTTGCGCGCGCGGAAGGCCATCCCGTCGCCGCCGCACATGCCCACGGCCGATTGTCCGGCCCCGGCCAGCGACGCCACCAGTTTCTTGTTCATGTGCCCGGCCAGCACCATCACCGCAAAGTCCCGCGTCTCGGCGTCCGTCACGCGCAGTCCGTCAATAAATTCGCTGGTCTTGCCAATCTGGTTCAGCACGCGCGTCAGGGCTGAGCCGCCGCCGTGGACCACGGCCACTTGATGCTCGTCGGCCAGTTGCTTCACCGCCAGCGTCGCCCGCTGCAGCAGCTCGGCGTTTTCCAAAGTCGCGCCACCCAGCTTCACTACAATCTTCATTTCAGCCCCTCCTCTTCGTTCCATCCGTACATCAGGTTCATGTTTTGCACTGCCTGTCCGGCAGCGCCTTTCAGCAGGTTGTCCAGACACGAGACCATCACCAGGCGTCGTCGGTCAGGGGCCAGCTGGAACCCGATATCGCAGTAGTTGCTGTGCAGCGAATACTGGATCTGCGGCAGCTTGCCGTGGGCGAAGATGCGCACCCAGGGCGAGCCGAAATAAAAGTTGCGCAGGCAGTCTTCAATGTCCTGCGGTTGCGCCGCCACGTTCAGCCGCGCGTAAATGGTGGAAAGAATCCCGCGCGGAATCGGCAACAGGTGCGGCGTAAAGATCAACTGCTCGGTGGTCAGTCCCAGTTGCTCCAGCATCTCGCCGGTATGCCGGTGGTTGAACACCGAATAGGCGGAGAGGTTCTCCGCCACTTCCACAAAGTGCGTCTTCTGCGTGGGCTGCTTGCCCGCGCCGGAAACGCCGGACTTGGAATCGGCGACAATCCCGTGCGCCAGGTCAATCAGCCCGGCACGCACCAGCGGCGCCAGCGCCAGAATGATGGACGTCGCGTAGCAACCGGCGTTGGCGACCAGCGCAGCGTCCTTCAACTGTGCGCGATGCAGCTCGGGAATCCCGTACACCGCCTGCGCGGTGAGTTTTTCCGCCAGCGCGGGATCGGCGTCTTCAAATTGGTAGATGGCCCGTGACGCCGGGCACGCCAGCCGCCACGCGCCGCTCAAGTCAATCACCTGCACGCCCTGGCACATGGCTTCCGGCACCCACTCGCGCGATACCTCATGCGGCGTCGCCAGAAACAGCACGTTCACGCCTTGCGCGCGCAGCTTTTCCCAGTTAAATGTCTGCAGAGGTAAGCCGCCGTTGCCGTTGCTTTGCGGATGAATGATCTGCGGATACACGTCAGCCAGCTGTGCCGGACCCGCACCTTCGCTTTCGCGCGTGAAGAGCACAGGCTTCTTCATCCGCGGATGGCGGTAAAGCAGGCGCGCGAGCTCAAAGCCCGCGTAGCCGGTTGCCCCGACGACGGCAGGTTGTATGGATTGGGCCATCAGGCTCGCATGCCCTCCAGCCGGTTCTGCATCTCCCTGGCCTTTTTGTTGTTGCCGGTAATGATCAGGATGGTGTCGTCGCCGGCGACGGTGCCCACCACTTCGTCCCAGCCTTCCGCGTCAATGGCCACGGCCACCGGCTGCGCGCTGCCGGGAATGGTCTTGATGACCAGCAGGTTCTGCGCCCGCCGTATCTCGCGCACAAACTCCCGCACCACACGCGAAACCGCTGGCAGCGGCTCGCCTGAAGCGTCGCCGTTGGGCAGGATGTAGCCTTCCGGCGTCTTGACCAGGCGCAACTCGTTCAGGTCGCGCGAGAGCGTGGCCTGCGTCACCTGAAACCCGCGGCGCGACAATACCTTCACCAGCTCCTGCTGGTTGGGGAGAGGCGCTTCCTGCGCGAGTTCCACGATCGTCTGTTGCCGGGCCAGCTTGCTCATAATGAATACTTATTCACTCCAATGTATAAATATGCATTGCTTGGCATATGCATGTCAACACAAAAATAACGAAAACGTTGCGGAGCCTCTCGACTTCGGCGCATCGCGGGCGACGGTGTTTATGCAAGCAGGCGTATCATGACATCGCGTCTGAAAGAACTGATCTTATGTCCGACTCACCACAATCTCCGTCGCAAACTCTCTACGGCCAAGTCGCTCTCGTCACCGGCGGCGGCCGCGGCATCGGCCGCGCCGTTGCCCAAGCGCTCGCCGCTGCCGGGGCCGGCGTTGCCGTTCTTGCCCGTTCCAACAGCGAACTCGAAGAAACGGTCAGCTTGATCGAACAAAGCGGCGGCCAGGCGCGCGCTTACACCGCTGACGTCACGCATGCCGGCCAGGTGCACTCCGCCGTCCGCGAGATGGAGCAATCTCTGGGACCGGTGGACATCCTGGTCAACAACGCCGGTGACGTAAAACCGTTTGGTCCGCTATGGGAAACCGACGCAGAAGAATGGTGGCGCAGCCTGGAAGTCAATGTCCGCGGGCCGATGCTGTGCACTCGCGCTGTGCTGCCTGGCATGATCGCCCGCCGGCGCGGCCGCATCATCAACGTGGCCAGCGGCGTAGCCACCATTTTTGCGCCGTATTATTCCAGTTACGTCGCCGGCAAGACGGCGCTGGTGCGGTTCACCGAATGCGTAGCGTTGGAAGCCAAGCCCCACGGCGTGGCGCTGTTCTCCATCTCGCCCGGCACCGTGCGTACGGCCATGGCCAGCTATTCGCTTGAGTCCGCGGAAGGCAAGAAGTGGCTGCCCTGGTTCGCGCAGATTTTTGACCAGCACATTGACGTGCCTGCCGAGCGTCCCGCGCAACTGGTGCTCACGCTGGCTTCCGGCCGGGCTGACGCTCTCTCCGGCCGCATGATTTCCATTTTCGACGACCTGGAAGTGCTGCTGAAGAACGCCGCCGAAATCGAGCGGCAGAATCTTTACTCCCTGAAGATGGACAAGCTCGCGAATGCCGGAAGCAATCCTGCGCTTGCGGTGCTAGATGCCGCCCGTCAGGCCGCGGACGAACAGAAAAAGTAACCGATGCTCGCCGACCGCGCTACTTCACCAGCGCATCCAACCGCCTCTCTGTCTGCTCATGCAAGTCCGGTGGCGCGCCGTAGAACACGCTCGCCGTCTTGCCTGATCGATCAAACAGGAACATGGTCGGCACCGACGTGATGTCGCCGAAAGCCAGCGCTGTCGGCGCGTCGGTGATGGCCCAATGCAGATCAGGACTGAGCGACGCGACCGTCTCTTTGATCTTGTCCTCCGGCGACTCCACCGCCAGCGCGACGATCGCGATGTTGTCTCCATATTTCTGTTTGAGTTGGCCCAGCCACTCCAGGGTTGAGCGGCACGGCGGGCACCACGTGGCCCAGAATTCCACCATCACCACGCGTCCGGAAAGCTGTTCCGCTGTGAGCGGCTGGCCGTTCAGATCAGTCAGCGTGAACTTGGGCAACGACGCAATCTGCGTCAGGTCCGCGCTGGTCGCCGCGTGTTCCCGGCTGACAATATCCTTTCTCCCGGCCAGAATGAGATCAATCATGCGCGAGAGGTCCGCTTTGAATTTGGCCTGGCTCTCGGCCTTGCGCCACGGAGCATAACGTCCGGTGCCTTCTTTTTCGCCGAAGTAGCCAAACTCGCGCGGGGCCGCCACCAGCACGTCGTCCACGAACACCGCCGGATATCCCTTCACGCCAAAGCGGTCGGCTAGCTTGGACCCGCCAAAATTCTCGCTGACAAACGTCACGCGTCCCGGATACTTGGCGGCAACTTCCTGTACCAGCAAACTTGCTGGGTCTGAGATATTTCAAGTGTAGGGCCAGCGCACCAGCGTGACGTCCACCGTCTTGCCGGACGCGCGATGCAGCGGCCCCGCCGGCTTGAGCGCCGCGTAATACGCCGGCAGCACCTGCTCCACGATGACCTGCGCGCTGCGCAACTCGTCCGCGCTGGGCGCCGAGCCGTCGGTGTGGGCGATCTGGGACTGCGCTCGTTCAATAAAGATCTGGGCGATGGAATCATCGCGCCTGGAAGCCGCCAGCTTCTTCTGCTCAACGGCAATGGCATTTTTCACCCGGACCTGCTTGGCCGCATCGAGCGCAGCGGCATCCAGCATTCCGTAATGCCGCGTGGCTTCCAGATACACGTAGAGCGCGCCGGCATAGGCTTTGCGCGCGTCCAGTTCGTTGGCCAGTTTGATGGTGGAATTCAACGCGATGAACCGCGGATGCATATCAATGGACTTGGGCGGCTGGAAAGCCGCGTTGGTCTTCTCCTGTAGCCGCTGCAACTCCGGCAGATAGGAGCGCAAGGGAAACGCCGCAGACGGGCGCGGAAGCTTCAACGTGGCAAGGAAGCTGGCAAACTCAGCCTCGCCCTGCGCCTGGCCCATATAGAAGAGGCCGTCTTTGGGCCCGGTAGCCGTGGCAAATCCGCGGCTGCCTTCCATCAGCGGGATGGCTTTGGCCTGCGCCGCTTCTGACAACGCCCGCACCGCCGCCGGCGACCGCGTCCATGTGCGCTGCCGCGCCTTCTCATCCAGCGCCGTGAGTTGCAGGCTGGCCTGGCCCCATTCCGCTTCGAACGCCGGCAAGCCGCTCTTCACCGTCTCTGCTTTTTCGTCCGCGCACCGCACACCGTGAAGCAGGTTGGTGGCTTGGGCCAGGCGCTCCAGGCTTACATAGAGCTGCCCGGCGCTGAGCGCGTCTTGCGTGCCCTTCAACGCGTCACCCACCATGCCGCCGATGTTGGGAAAGTCAGGATTATTGATTGGCTTGTCTTTGAGCGATTGTTGCAGACGGTCAGCTTCCGCCTTGACTTGCGAAGCAGCGTCTTGAGCGGTTGCCCATCCGGCAACCAAGAGGACCAAAACAATCGTGAGGAACGGCAAGCATCGCGATGAAGGCGTATGTGTACGGATCAAGCAGGCTCCTTGCGCCGGCGAACGCGCTGAATCTTGGACGCATCGTTACCGCGGACGTGAGCCGAAACGAGGAATCAACTATTCGATTAAGTGGCAGGTTTCGCGAAACCTGCATGGCCAAATCGTCCGGAGCGAAGGACTCGGCCTAGCTTGGCGGCGCCATCACTATCGGCATGGTCGGCGTCTGGCTGCCCCCGCGAGGCTCTATCGTCACCGCGAACATCTTCGCCTGGATCCCTTGCGTATCGAACTGGTGCATAATCATGCCGCCGCCAAAGCGATCGGGAGAAAAAGTGCCGGCAGGCATGGGCGCCGCGCCGTTCATGGGAATCAGCCACAGCTCATAGACTTTGTCGTCAGGCAGCGGCGCGACGTTGCTGGCAAAAAGCAGTACGCGGCCTTTTTCCCGGTCATACATGGTTTTCATCTGTGACGCCGGCGGAGTCTTGGCGGCCACCAGCGTCATATGCTCGGCTTTAGGATTTTGCAGAAGCTCCAGCACTGCTCTTGCATGTTCGTTTTGCTTGCTGAGGTCCTCCACTTTGCTGGTAAGACTCGCATTCCTGTCCTTCAGCCCTTGCACTTCGCGCAGCAAGCTGAAACTGGCGATCGCCAAGATGATGGCTGCCGTAATCGGCACCAGGGTGAACCAGCGGAACCGCAAGCGGCCCACCACCTGGGTTCTCTGTCGTTCCCCTCGGCGCGGCTCCGCCGCCACCGCCTGAATCAATCGCAGACGGGCGCGTTGCGGAGGCTGCGGCCCCGTCGCCGACAGTGCCAGCAGCGCCGCGTCCGCCCGAAAAGCTTCCAGCTCGCGACGGCATTCGCCGCATGTGCCCAAGTGCGCCTCCAGTTCGGCCAGCTCCTGCCGGTCGTCGAGCGCGTCCATGGCGTAGAGCGCCAGAGCATCAGCGAATTGTGCGTGGTCCTTCATGCGAATGCTTTTCTCAGCGCCAGCAACCCGGTGCGTATGCGGGTCTTCACCGTGCCCAGCGGGTCTCCGGTTTTGCCGGCAATTTCCGAATGCGTCATGCCTTCAAAGAAGGCCATCTCCAGGCTTTTGCGTTGTTCCTGCGGAAGCCCGGCCAGCACGCCGCGGACTTTCTCCACCGCCAGCCGCCGCGCCGACTCGTCTTCCAGGTTCACCTTGGTGGCGATGGGCAGCTCGCTAATGTTGTCTTCAAACGGCCGCTTGCGCAGCAGATCAATGGCCCGGTTGCGGGCGATCACCGCCAGCCACGGCGCCAGCCGTCCGCGATCAGCGTCAAATGCCTGGGGATTGCGCCACAGCTGCAAGAACACTTCCTGGAGCACGTCTTCGGCAGCCGAGGTGTCGCCGAGCACACGCACGGCCACGCCGTACACGATACCGGAATAGCCGTCATACAACTCGGACATGGCGCTTTCGTCCCCGGCGCGTATGCGCGTGATCAAGGCCCCTTCGTCTTTTGTGTTGGACGCTTGCGTGCCACTCGCGCGCATGGACTCACTTTTCCTTAGAAGTACGGGGATCACTTGGGAACGGATTGAAGCAAATTGCACACAGACCAATCGCCGAGCGCACCAGATTCGCCGGCGGTTTGTCGCGTAGCGACCACATACAACATTACCAACAAGATCACGGAGAGACAAATCGTCTCGCGAACTCGTGTGGCACAGGCACCGGGGTTCCCAGCACGCGCTTCGCGTGACGGGGTGGAACCACTCTTGCCTGTGCCTCTCAATTTGCGAAGGACGGTTGGGCTTCGATCCATCGTGGTACCATCTCGGCATGCGAACCCGAATCGCCTTGCTCCTTCCGATTTTTCTTTTGCTTTCCTGGCTGGCTTCTGCCGCGCAAACCCCCGATTTCACCGTGAAAAAACTGGCTGACGGCGTGTATGCAGCCGTTTCCCCCGACCGCAGCAAAGCCGGCAGCAACGCCGGATTCATCGTCGGCCCCAACGGCGTGGTGGTTGTGGATACCTTCGTGGACGTGTCTCCAGCCCGCGATCTGCTCGCCGAGATTCGCAAAGTCACCGATCTGCCCATTCGTTTCGTGGTGAACACGCATTACCACCTGGACCACACCGGCGGAAACGCCGTCTTCACCAAAGAAGGCGCCACGATACTGGCGCAGCGTAACCTGCGCGGCTGGCTGCGCACGGAGAACCTCAAGTTTTTCGGCGCAACTCCCAAACCGGAAGACAAGGCCCGCGTGGAAGCCCTGGTTTTGCCGGACGAGACGTACACTGACGCCGTGGACATCTACCTGGGTCCTCGCAAGGTCGAAGTTCGCTACATGCTGGGCCACACCGGCGGCGACTCCGTGGTCCTCGTCCCAGACGCCAACGTGGTCTTCGGCGGTGACCTCATCTGGCAAAAGCATCTCCCCAATCTGATTGACGCCACCACTGACGCTTGGGTGAAAACCCTGGAAATGCTGCTGGCCGATCATCCCACAGCAACGTTTGTCTCCGGACATGGTGACGTGGCCACCGCAGCCGACGTGCGCGACTTCCACGATTACCTGGTCGCGCTTCGAGAAGCCGTGGCCAAAGCGCAGGCGGCAGGGAAGTCCGGCCAGGATTTGCAGGACGCGGTTCTGCCCCAGCTCAAAGAAAAGTACGGCGACTGGGGATTCTTTAACGGCTTTTCCGTTCGCAACATTCCGCAGACTGCGGCGGAGTTGAAAGGCGAAAAGAAAGTCCCTGTCCCGGTCGCGGACGGCGGCCCCGCAAAGTAGGAACCAAGAGGCACGCTCAACGATCAAGGAAAGGCAGCCCCCATGGTCATCCGGTTTCCGTTGTCGCACAGTTTCAACCGCAGCCTGTTCGCCATTGCTCTCGCGTTCTTGCTTCAGCACCAACTGGTCCGCGCGCAAACGCCGCTGCCGTCGCCGTCTCCCACCCGCCAGGACAACGTGCTGGACGTGATTCACGGCCTGGAGCTTGTGGACCCGTATCGCTGGCTGGAAGACCAGGACGGCGATGAGACGCGCAAGTGGGAAGCCGCACAGAACGCCTACATGCACTCTCTCCTGGACGGCCTGCCCATGCGGCCGCGGATTGCCAAGCGGCTTACGGAAATGCTGCATCACGATACCGTCGGGGCGCCGTTCTACGAAAGCGGATACTACTTCTTTGCCAAAAAAAGCGCTGATCAGGACCTTTCCAGCATCTACCGTCGCAAAGGCGCCGCCGGCGCGGACGAACTGCTCCTCGATCCGCATCCCATGAGTGCTGACCACACCGTCAGCGTTGGGATTCGCAGTGTGTCTCCTGACGCCGGCCTCATGCTCTATGCAGTCCGCCGCGGTGGCGAGGATGAAGTTGAACTCCGCATCATGGACCTGAGCAAGCACCATGATCTGCCGGACGTCCTGCCCCGCGCGCTGTATTACGGCGGGTCGTGGAAGAAGGACCACAGCGGTTTCTTTTACACGCTGGCACGTCGCGACGTGGGCAAGCGCATTTACTACCACGCCCTTGGTACCGATCCCGCCAAGGACCCTGAGATCTTTGGAAAAGGCTACGGACCTGACATCTGGGTGCAATCTTTTGTTTCAGAAGACGGCAAGTATTTGCTGGTGGACGTGCAAGCGGGATGGGCCAAGAACGAATTCTTTGTCCGCAATCTCGCCGGCGACGGGGCTTTTCAGCCGCTGATTACCGGGATTGACGCCCATTTCTCCGCGGCATTCGCCGGCGACTTTCTGATGGTCCAAACCGACTGGAAATCGCCCCGCGGCCGGATTCTCAAGATTGACCTTCATGATCCCAAGCCGGAGAAATGGCAGGAGGTTGTTCCTGCGGGCGCGGATTCCATTCAGAACTTCTCCGTCCTTGGTGGAAAACTGTTTGTGAATTATCTCCACAATGTCACGTCCCACATCGCCATCTTCTCGCTGGACGGCAAGCCGATGGGCGAAGTTTCCTTGCCCTCGCTGGGTTCGGCCGGCGTATTCGGCCGGTTTGACCGCGATGAAGGCCTCCTTAGCTTTTCTTCGTACACCACGCCGGCTTCGGTCTATCGCTACTCGGCGTCCACCGGCAAACGCGAGCTGTGGTTCCGCAATCCTGTCCCGTTTGACTCCAGCCAGTATGAGATGGAACAGGTCTGGTTCACTTCCAAAGATGGCACGCGCGTTCCCATGTTTCTGGTCCATCGCAAGGGCTACAAGCCTGACGGCCACACGCCCACCATTCTTTACGGCTATGGCGGATTCAATGTCAGCCTGACGCCCGACTTCAACACCACCGCGGCGGCGTGGGTGGAGCAAGGCGGCGTTTATGCCGTCGCCAATCTTCGTGGCGGCTCTGAGTTCGGTGAAGCCTGGCACAAAGCCGGCATGCTCGACAAAAAGCAAAACGTCTTTGACGATTTCATCGCCGCGGCCGAATGGCTCATCAAGAACAAGTACACGGAGCCCGACAAACTGGCGATCTGGGGCGGGAGCAACGGCGGACTGTTGATGGGCGCGGTGATGACCCAGCGGCCGGAATTGTTTCGCGCCGTCATTTGCGACCATCCTGATCTGGACATGGTCCGCTACTACAAATGGACCAGAAACAACAATCCGCCGGCGTTGCTGGAGTACGGCAATGCCGCCGATCCTGAACAGTTCAAGTTCCTCTACGCGTATTCGCCCTACCAGCACGTGCAGCCCAAAACCAAGTACCCGGCGGTGCTCTTTACCAGCGGCGACGCGGACACCCGCGTGCCACCCGAGCAGGCCCGCAAAATGGCGGCGCGCATGCAAGCCGCAACCTCTTCTGGACTGCCGGTCCTGCTCATGTATGACAACAAAGCCGGACACTCCGGCGGCCGGCCCTTTAGCCAAATCGTGGACGAACTCGCCCTCAAGCTCTCCTTCCTGGCCTGGCAGCTCGGGATGAAAGAAAAGTAATGAGAAATGGGCTTGAAGCGTGCTAATGTATGTCACCCACAGTTGGACACTCCGGTACCCCCATTTGTGGACTAACCCCTCGCTCAAGCCTCTGGTTCCGACTGGGCCGCTGAGCATGAAAAATAGGAGTAAGTCCAATGACATTTGATCAAAATGACCATGAGCTCAAGTTGCCTTGGACCAGCCTGGTGGTAGTCGTGTTCTTGTTTGCGGTTTCCGCCGCCGCTTATGTGCTGCCCTGGGTCCTGCCACCGCAAGCCAAGCAGAGAGCTTCAGCCTCTTCGGGCCAGCGCTATTCTGTTCCCGGTCAGCGCTAGTTTTTGTGCGGCCATTGCTGCCAGCTTTCTTTTCCTGCAGCCATGGCCGTAGGATTGCCGCATGGGCAGCATCCGCGCTCTAAAACCGGCCACCCGGTGGTGGATCTTCGCCGGAATCTCCGCTTCAGCTCTGGCCATTGTGGCCGCGCTCAAGCCCATGCCCATGCCGCAGTCGTATCACCACTTCGCCGATGCGCGGGCCCTCCTTGGCGTCTCCAACGCCGGTGACGTGCTTTCCAATCTGGCCTTCATTGCTATTGGCGTGTTGGGATTTTACTTCTCGCTGCGCCACGCTTCGTCGCTCGCGGGCAACCAGAAGTGGGCTTACGGGACCATGTTTGCCGGGTTCCTGCTCACCGGCTTTGGCTCGGCTTACTACCATCTTGCCCCCGACAACGCCCGCCTGGTGTGGGACCGCCTTCCCATGACCATCGCCATGGCCGGCTTGATAAGCGCCTTGATCACCGACCGCTTCGGCTCGATTGGACTCCGCATTCTGCCCTTCACCGCGGTGGCAGGAATCATCAGCGTAGTGCAATGGGGATGGAGCGAGGCCCGCGGCCAGGGAGACGTTCGCTGGTACGTCCTCTATCAGGGCATGGTCATGATCACTGTGGTCGCCGTGCTGATCATGTTTCCTTCTCCGCGTCCGGGCACGCGTGAGTTTGTGATTGCCGCTGTTGC is drawn from Terriglobia bacterium and contains these coding sequences:
- a CDS encoding MBL fold metallo-hydrolase, which codes for MRTRIALLLPIFLLLSWLASAAQTPDFTVKKLADGVYAAVSPDRSKAGSNAGFIVGPNGVVVVDTFVDVSPARDLLAEIRKVTDLPIRFVVNTHYHLDHTGGNAVFTKEGATILAQRNLRGWLRTENLKFFGATPKPEDKARVEALVLPDETYTDAVDIYLGPRKVEVRYMLGHTGGDSVVLVPDANVVFGGDLIWQKHLPNLIDATTDAWVKTLEMLLADHPTATFVSGHGDVATAADVRDFHDYLVALREAVAKAQAAGKSGQDLQDAVLPQLKEKYGDWGFFNGFSVRNIPQTAAELKGEKKVPVPVADGGPAK
- a CDS encoding ceramidase, translated to MGSIRALKPATRWWIFAGISASALAIVAALKPMPMPQSYHHFADARALLGVSNAGDVLSNLAFIAIGVLGFYFSLRHASSLAGNQKWAYGTMFAGFLLTGFGSAYYHLAPDNARLVWDRLPMTIAMAGLISALITDRFGSIGLRILPFTAVAGIISVVQWGWSEARGQGDVRWYVLYQGMVMITVVAVLIMFPSPRPGTREFVIAAVANFAAKMFELFDKPIFAAGGVVSGHTLKHLSAGLGFLPLVVLLAGIKKEESCQVTQERGETA
- a CDS encoding anti-sigma factor, whose amino-acid sequence is MKDHAQFADALALYAMDALDDRQELAELEAHLGTCGECRRELEAFRADAALLALSATGPQPPQRARLRLIQAVAAEPRRGERQRTQVVGRLRFRWFTLVPITAAIILAIASFSLLREVQGLKDRNASLTSKVEDLSKQNEHARAVLELLQNPKAEHMTLVAAKTPPASQMKTMYDREKGRVLLFASNVAPLPDDKVYELWLIPMNGAAPMPAGTFSPDRFGGGMIMHQFDTQGIQAKMFAVTIEPRGGSQTPTMPIVMAPPS
- the argR gene encoding arginine repressor, producing the protein MSKLARQQTIVELAQEAPLPNQQELVKVLSRRGFQVTQATLSRDLNELRLVKTPEGYILPNGDASGEPLPAVSRVVREFVREIRRAQNLLVIKTIPGSAQPVAVAIDAEGWDEVVGTVAGDDTILIITGNNKKAREMQNRLEGMRA
- a CDS encoding sigma-70 family RNA polymerase sigma factor, producing MRASGTQASNTKDEGALITRIRAGDESAMSELYDGYSGIVYGVAVRVLGDTSAAEDVLQEVFLQLWRNPQAFDADRGRLAPWLAVIARNRAIDLLRKRPFEDNISELPIATKVNLEDESARRLAVEKVRGVLAGLPQEQRKSLEMAFFEGMTHSEIAGKTGDPLGTVKTRIRTGLLALRKAFA
- the argB gene encoding acetylglutamate kinase — its product is MKIVVKLGGATLENAELLQRATLAVKQLADEHQVAVVHGGGSALTRVLNQIGKTSEFIDGLRVTDAETRDFAVMVLAGHMNKKLVASLAGAGQSAVGMCGGDGMAFRARKKPANGHDLGFVGEISAADPRWIHAIWQQGCVPVISSVALGNDGQYYNVNADQMASACAVACQADALIFLTDVPGVKDADGLVIRWLNLNLAAELTEKSVIQGGMLPKIDACKNALLHGVNRVRILPAAEVEMLPDFYFAKIDSGTEVLVA
- a CDS encoding SDR family oxidoreductase, which translates into the protein MSDSPQSPSQTLYGQVALVTGGGRGIGRAVAQALAAAGAGVAVLARSNSELEETVSLIEQSGGQARAYTADVTHAGQVHSAVREMEQSLGPVDILVNNAGDVKPFGPLWETDAEEWWRSLEVNVRGPMLCTRAVLPGMIARRRGRIINVASGVATIFAPYYSSYVAGKTALVRFTECVALEAKPHGVALFSISPGTVRTAMASYSLESAEGKKWLPWFAQIFDQHIDVPAERPAQLVLTLASGRADALSGRMISIFDDLEVLLKNAAEIERQNLYSLKMDKLANAGSNPALAVLDAARQAADEQKK
- the argC gene encoding N-acetyl-gamma-glutamyl-phosphate reductase, which produces MAQSIQPAVVGATGYAGFELARLLYRHPRMKKPVLFTRESEGAGPAQLADVYPQIIHPQSNGNGGLPLQTFNWEKLRAQGVNVLFLATPHEVSREWVPEAMCQGVQVIDLSGAWRLACPASRAIYQFEDADPALAEKLTAQAVYGIPELHRAQLKDAALVANAGCYATSIILALAPLVRAGLIDLAHGIVADSKSGVSGAGKQPTQKTHFVEVAENLSAYSVFNHRHTGEMLEQLGLTTEQLIFTPHLLPIPRGILSTIYARLNVAAQPQDIEDCLRNFYFGSPWVRIFAHGKLPQIQYSLHSNYCDIGFQLAPDRRRLVMVSCLDNLLKGAAGQAVQNMNLMYGWNEEEGLK
- a CDS encoding TlpA family protein disulfide reductase, which produces MLVQEVAAKYPGRVTFVSENFGGSKLADRFGVKGYPAVFVDDVLVAAPREFGYFGEKEGTGRYAPWRKAESQAKFKADLSRMIDLILAGRKDIVSREHAATSADLTQIASLPKFTLTDLNGQPLTAEQLSGRVVMVEFWATWCPPCRSTLEWLGQLKQKYGDNIAIVALAVESPEDKIKETVASLSPDLHWAITDAPTALAFGDITSVPTMFLFDRSGKTASVFYGAPPDLHEQTERRLDALVK
- a CDS encoding prolyl oligopeptidase family serine peptidase, whose translation is MVIRFPLSHSFNRSLFAIALAFLLQHQLVRAQTPLPSPSPTRQDNVLDVIHGLELVDPYRWLEDQDGDETRKWEAAQNAYMHSLLDGLPMRPRIAKRLTEMLHHDTVGAPFYESGYYFFAKKSADQDLSSIYRRKGAAGADELLLDPHPMSADHTVSVGIRSVSPDAGLMLYAVRRGGEDEVELRIMDLSKHHDLPDVLPRALYYGGSWKKDHSGFFYTLARRDVGKRIYYHALGTDPAKDPEIFGKGYGPDIWVQSFVSEDGKYLLVDVQAGWAKNEFFVRNLAGDGAFQPLITGIDAHFSAAFAGDFLMVQTDWKSPRGRILKIDLHDPKPEKWQEVVPAGADSIQNFSVLGGKLFVNYLHNVTSHIAIFSLDGKPMGEVSLPSLGSAGVFGRFDRDEGLLSFSSYTTPASVYRYSASTGKRELWFRNPVPFDSSQYEMEQVWFTSKDGTRVPMFLVHRKGYKPDGHTPTILYGYGGFNVSLTPDFNTTAAAWVEQGGVYAVANLRGGSEFGEAWHKAGMLDKKQNVFDDFIAAAEWLIKNKYTEPDKLAIWGGSNGGLLMGAVMTQRPELFRAVICDHPDLDMVRYYKWTRNNNPPALLEYGNAADPEQFKFLYAYSPYQHVQPKTKYPAVLFTSGDADTRVPPEQARKMAARMQAATSSGLPVLLMYDNKAGHSGGRPFSQIVDELALKLSFLAWQLGMKEK